A genome region from Colwellia sp. Arc7-D includes the following:
- a CDS encoding Hpt domain-containing protein, with amino-acid sequence MTDLMDQSVIKQMTADLGEETCLRLIKLFIDEMTDLHLKLVKAFNGLDSNAIADITHIIKNSAALYGAMPLSAKATQINDQLTILNNPLAASDNIILSLMENTLLQYNEKYN; translated from the coding sequence ATGACAGATTTAATGGATCAAAGCGTTATTAAACAGATGACTGCCGATTTAGGCGAAGAGACCTGTTTACGCTTGATCAAGCTGTTTATTGACGAGATGACTGATCTACACTTAAAATTAGTGAAGGCTTTTAATGGCCTAGATAGCAACGCCATTGCTGATATTACCCATATTATTAAAAATTCAGCTGCCTTATATGGCGCCATGCCACTATCAGCAAAAGCAACACAGATAAATGATCAGCTCACTATATTGAATAATCCCTTAGCGGCCTCAGACAATATTATATTGTCGTTGATGGAAAATACCTTGTTGCAATATAACGAGAAATATAATTAA